From a single Planctellipticum variicoloris genomic region:
- a CDS encoding DUF1559 domain-containing protein, whose translation MTLASPDLSRRTRPRGFTLIELLVVIAIIAILIALLLPAVQQAREAARRTQCKNQLKQIGLACHNYVDIYSFLPDGGADDQRTLPVGAWPCSGSLACCNSKWRGGWNWMYQILPQIEQANLYNEPSDTKVYQTAIGVYFCPSRRPPMMYGSSAKSDYAGNGGDGMNSYNGAIARRACSTPVNFALITDGTSNTLLIGEKQQNPMGFGKSGGDNEAWPNSGWDQDEIRNARYTPQSDFEYDTGRPTASPVPPEVRPDGTVATYWSERFGSSHAGAFNAVLVDGSVRSISYNVDAETFRRLCVRNDGQTLGEF comes from the coding sequence GTGACTCTCGCCTCACCCGATCTGTCTCGCCGTACGCGCCCTAGGGGCTTCACTCTGATTGAGCTGCTGGTTGTGATTGCGATCATCGCGATCCTGATCGCTCTCCTGCTCCCTGCGGTGCAGCAGGCCCGCGAGGCCGCCCGCAGGACGCAGTGCAAGAACCAGCTCAAGCAGATTGGCCTGGCGTGTCACAACTACGTCGACATTTACAGCTTCCTGCCGGATGGCGGTGCCGACGACCAGCGGACGCTGCCCGTCGGCGCCTGGCCGTGCAGCGGCAGTCTCGCCTGCTGTAACTCGAAGTGGCGCGGCGGATGGAACTGGATGTATCAGATCCTGCCGCAAATCGAGCAGGCCAATCTGTACAACGAGCCGAGCGACACGAAGGTCTACCAGACAGCGATCGGCGTCTATTTCTGTCCTTCCCGCCGTCCTCCGATGATGTACGGCAGCTCCGCCAAGAGCGACTATGCGGGCAATGGCGGCGACGGAATGAATAGCTACAACGGTGCTATTGCACGTCGAGCCTGCAGCACTCCGGTCAACTTTGCACTGATCACCGACGGAACGTCAAATACCTTGCTGATCGGCGAAAAGCAGCAGAACCCGATGGGTTTCGGCAAGAGTGGCGGCGACAACGAGGCGTGGCCGAATTCGGGCTGGGACCAGGATGAGATCCGGAACGCCCGGTACACCCCTCAGAGCGACTTTGAATACGATACCGGACGACCGACGGCCTCGCCGGTGCCTCCCGAGGTGCGCCCGGACGGCACCGTAGCCACCTACTGGAGCGAGCGATTCGGATCGTCTCACGCGGGCGCGTTCAACGCAGTGCTCGTCGACGGTTCAGTCCGTTCCATCTCCTACAACGTCGACGCCGAAACGTTCCGCCGGCTCTGCGTCCGGAACGATGGTCAAACGCTTGGCGAGTTCTAG